Proteins encoded in a region of the Sugiyamaella lignohabitans strain CBS 10342 chromosome B, complete sequence genome:
- the ABP1 gene encoding Abp1p (Actin-binding protein of the cortical actin cytoskeleton; important for activation of the Arp2/3 complex that plays a key role actin in cytoskeleton organization; inhibits barbed-end actin filament elongation; phosphorylation within its Proline-Rich Regio, mediated by Cdc28p and Pho85p, protects Abp1p from proteolysis mediated by its own PEST sequences; mammalian homologue of HIP-55 (hematopoietic progenitor kinase 1 [HPK1]-interacting protein of 55 kDa); GO_component: GO:0030479 - actin cortical patch [Evidence IEA]; GO_component: GO:0030479 - actin cortical patch [Evidence IDA] [PMID 3060468]; GO_component: GO:0030479 - actin cortical patch [Evidence IDA] [PMID 8163554]; GO_component: GO:0005938 - cell cortex [Evidence IDA] [PMID 11950888]; GO_component: GO:0005737 - cytoplasm [Evidence IEA]; GO_component: GO:0005737 - cytoplasm [Evidence IDA] [PMID 11914276]; GO_component: GO:0005856 - cytoskeleton [Evidence IEA]; GO_component: GO:0005622 - intracellular [Evidence IEA]; GO_component: GO:0043332 - mating projection tip [Evidence IDA] [PMID 19053807]; GO_function: GO:0003779 - actin binding [Evidence IEA,IEA]; GO_function: GO:0051015 - actin filament binding [Evidence IDA] [PMID 3060468]; GO_process: GO:0000147 - actin cortical patch assembly [Evidence IMP] [PMID 18177206]; GO_process: GO:0000147 - actin cortical patch assembly [Evidence IMP] [PMID 2405279]; GO_process: GO:0051016 - barbed-end actin filament capping [Evidence IMP] [PMID 23333351]; GO_process: GO:0008104 - protein localization [Evidence IMP] [PMID 11668184]; GO_process: GO:0008104 - protein localization [Evidence IMP] [PMID 15798181]) encodes MSFTIDLSSHGKELKSLYDAIISSDPEVSWAVFNYGAGASNSLRPSAHGSANGNYLADFVEEFDDGLVQYGFARVDYNNLTKFVLVGWVGEGVPERTKGYFNAHYATVAKYFHGYHVQITARSSADLSSSIILQKVDAASGSKYSSSSASRGVPLRPKYAAATHGAAEEDWGDAPPTTSQEAPTLTKVQSAYKPTKVDIASLKKPAAAPPVEKSPDNSISNTSSKRAIFEEPQSSYKPIGKVDIAALRAEARNSKFGDDRPTPLQSSYQPIGKVDIAAIRAQANANKKELESRPEPLQSSYKPIGKVDIAAIKAQASANKRENDSVPTPEPSERAVSSNYEEEQEDTTPKPVKERMSAFSGSGRLTELPKPKVNNSVSSRFQPATRGTAPSLPVDAFGRPVSAPKANAGFKDFGSEGGKTPAQLWAEKHAKQTGSTSAPGPSTAELIEKGSNLSLEDHDEAEPEPEAEEEKEPEQPTRSFADLTSRFAKSSSTSPAPVPLPPRDPIPSESNVAVEETPEPEREPSPIPIPRAVPSVPVHDETEVIRPPELTEGSPSLPAREDIGREESIAAALSEGAPIETTEEVEAHNKPQPLSSETFTAVVLYDYEKDEANELSLKEGEIITNIEQVDPDWWQGTNEAGESGLFPSNYVEITEPGSSAPVPVKEPVEDGPSAVAEYDYDALEEGELSFPEGGIITDIEFVDEAWWMGTYNGERGLLPANYVKLNE; translated from the exons ATGTCGTTTACAATTGACCTGTCCAGTCATGGAAAGGAGTTGAAATCATTATATGATGCAATTATATCTAGTGACCCAGAGGTGTCTTGGGCTGTGTTTAACTATGGAGCAGGCGCATCGAATTCACTAAGACCCTCGGCTCATGGCTCTGCCAATGGAA ATTACCTggctgattttgttgaagaattTGATGATGGTTTAGTCCAATATGGTTTTGCCAGAGTTGATTACAATAATTTGACAAAATTTGTGCTCGTTGGCTGGGTTGGAGAAGGAGTTCCTGAGAGAACCAAAGGCTACTTCAATGCGCATTACGCCACGGTTGCCAAATATTTCCATGGCTACCATGTTCAGATTACAGCACGTTCATCGGCTGATTTGTCATCCTCTATTATTCTTCAAAAAGTTGATGCAGCATCTGGCTCGAAGTATTCCTCTAGCTCAGCTTCTAGAGGAGTTCCTTTAAGACCGAAGTATGCTGCAGCTACTCATGGCgctgctgaagaggatTGGGGTGATGCCCCTCCTACCACCAGCCAAGAAGCCCCAACTTTGACTAAGGTTCAATCAGCTTATAAGCCTACCAAGGTTGATATCGCTAGTTTGAAGaaacctgctgctgccccaCCAGTAGAGAAGTCACCAGACAATTCAATATCGAACACGTCATCTAAAAGAGCGATATTTGAAGAACCTCAAAGTTCATACAAACCAATTGGCAAGGTTGACATTGCTGCTCTTCGTGCTGAAGCCAGAAATTCCAAGTTCGGTGATGATAGACCCACTCCCTTGCAAAGCTCGTACCAGCCAATTGGTAAGGTAGACATTGCTGCCATCAGAGCCCAAGCCAATgccaataaaaaagaactcGAATCCAGACCAGAACCTTTACAAAGCTCATACAAGCCTATTGGCAAAGTGGACATTGCCGCTATAAAAGCACAAGCAAGTGCCAATAAGAGGGAGAACGATAGTGTTCCTACCCCAGAGCCATCTGAGAGAGCAGTTTCATCGAATTATGaggaagaacaagaagataCTACTCCTAAACCTGTTAAGGAACGTATGAGTGCATTCTCTGGTTCGGGTAGACTGACAGAACTGCCCAAGCCTAAAGTCAACAATTCTGTCAGCAGTAGATTCCAGCCTGCTACAAGAGGAACGGCACCCTCCCTCCCGGTCGATGCATTTGGAAGACCAGTGTCAGCTCCAAAGGCCAATGCAGGATTCAAAGACTTTGGTAGCGAAGGTGGCAAGACACCTGCTCAATTATGGGCTGAAAAACATGCTAAACAGACTGGCTCTACCAGTGCACCTGGTCCATCTACGGCTGAACTCATTGAAAAGGGTTCTAACTTGTCTTTGGAGGATCACGATGAGGCCGAGCCAGAGCCCGAAGCTgaagaggagaaggagCCCGAGCAGCCTACCAGGTCCTTTGCTGATTTGACCAGTAGATTTGCCAAGTCATCTTCCACATCTCCTGCCCCGGTTCCTTTACCACCGCGTGATCCAATCCCCAGTGAGTCGAAtgtggctgttgaagaaactcCCGAGCCCGAACGTGAGCCTTCTCCAATCCCTATCCCTAGAGCAGTTCCATCTGTTCCAGTTCACGATGAAACTGAAGTTATTCGTCCTCCAGAGCTAACTGAAGGGTCGCCCTCTTTGCCTGCTAGGGAAGACATTGGACGCGAAGAATCAATCGCAGCCGCTCTCTCAGAAGGTGCCCCTATTGAGACAACCGAAGAGGTTGAAGCTCACAATAAACCTCAACCGCTTTCCAGCGAAACATTCACAGCTGTTGTTCTTTATGACTACGAGAAGGATGAAGCCAACGAACTCAGTCTTAAGGAAGGTGAGATAATTACAAATATCGAACAGGTTGATCCCGACTGGTGGCAGGGAACTAACGAGGCGGGTGAATCTGGGTTGTTTCCATCCAACTATGTTGAAATCACTGAACCTGGGTCATCTGCTCCCGTTCCTGTCAAAGAGCCTGTTGAGGACGGTCCTTCGGCGGTCGCAGAGTATGATTATGATGCCCTGGAAGAAGGTGAACTTAGCTTCCCTGAAGGTGGCATTATAACCGATATTGAGTTTGTCGACGAGGCATGGTGGATGGGTACCTACAATGGAGAACGGGGTCTTCTTCCTGCCAACTACGTCAAGCTAAACGAGTAG